Genomic segment of Streptomyces alboniger:
CAAGACCCCGGAGCCGGGCCCGCGCCCGTACCGCCGGGGCACGCCCCGCAGTCGCCCCGGGCCGACAACCCGGCGCACCCGGCGTACGCGGCGGACGCGGCAGACGCGGCGAACGCGCAGACCGGGCTCGCCGAGACGGGCATGGACGGAGCGCTGCTGGGGACGGCGGCCGCGAGCACCGGCCTGCTGCTCGGTGGCGCGATCCTCTACCGGCGCGGACGCACCGCCCCGGGCCGCCGCTGACAGCCGTACGAAAACCGGTCGAGCCCCGCTACCTGCCGGGTAGCGGGGCTCAACCGGTCCTTGGCGGCCAAGGCTCTGACGCGTGGTGCCGGGCGCGTACGCCCCGAGGAATCGCGGAGCCGAGGCGGCGGACGGTGGACGACCGGCCCGCTGCGGGGATGTCGCTCACCCACGGCATGGCTGCCGACGGCTGGCGGGAAGCGACCCGGCCTGTCCCGTGAAGCCCGTCCAGTGCATCACCTGACGGGCCGTGCGGCGGACGAGGTTCACCCGTTCGCCCGCCGTGTCACTCATAAGAGAGCCGGTTTTTGAGGTCCGGTACTTGAGGACCGGTAATTGAGGGTCGGTACTTGGTGGCCCGGCTTCGGTGGACCATCGCATACACGGAAGCCGGGCCGGGTGCCGTCTCCGCGTCACCTGAGGCGAGCCTAGGGGTGCCGGGCCGCACGCGTGCGTGCCACGCCTTTGCCCGGCCGCGGTTCCACCCGATCAGCGCGGCCCATATGGGCGGTGTGGCGGATCGCGGGATTAGAAACTCGATTGGCGTAATAGGAATACATATGACGAAGTGTCATGGGTGGTGGTCGAGAAAGAGGAGCGGTTATGGGTGCGAGGACGGGTGCGGGGCGTCGGCGGCACGGTAAACGGCTTTCCTTCATCGCTGTCGGGGTGGTGTCGGCGGTGGTTCTCGTATCGGCGCCCGGATACACGGCGGGCGTCGTGCGCGACGGTGATCCGCCGGGTGCCCTGCCGTCGGCTCCCGCGGCTCCCGGTGCCCCCATGGCATCGGTCGGCCCGGTGGCCCCGGCGGCCTCTCCCGACCCCGCCCCCGACTCTGCCCCCGCCCCCGCTCCCGCCGCTCCGGGGAAGGCGCCCGCCTTCGGCGCGTACCTCCACTACGGGCCCCCCGGGGTGCGGCGCATCGACGAACTCAGCCAGTGGCTCGGCGGGGCCGAGCTGCGGGTCGGGCACACCTACCTCCCCGGTGACCTGTGGAGCAACATCGAGGGCGCTCCCGGCTTCCTGGACGCCTGGGCCACGTGGCGCAAGGAGAAGGACGACAGGCTCTTCGTCCTGAACGTCCCGATGCTCGAACGCAACGAGGAAGGCCTCGACGACGACGAAGTCGCCGGGCTGCTGCGGCAGGGCGCCGACGGCCGCTTCGACCACCACTTCCGGGCGCTCGCCGAACGCCTGGTCGACCTCGGCGTGCCCGACACGGTGATCGTGCCGGGCTGGGAGATGAACGGCACGACCTACACCCATCGCTGCGGCCCGGACCCGGAGTCCTGGAAGAAGTACTGGAGCAGGATCGTCACCACGATGCGGTCGGTGGCCGGGCAGAAGTTCCAGTTCGACTTCACGCCCAGCAGGGGGCGTGACGCCGTTCCGTGGACGCAGTGCTATCCCGGTGACGATGTCGTCGACATCATCGGCATGGACTCGTACGACCAGCCGCGCGGAATGTCGTTCGACGAACAGGTGGCGGAGCCGTACGGACTCCAGCAGCACGTCGATTTCGCGGCGGCCCACAAGAAACCCATTTCTTATCCCGAATGGGGACTTTTCCGCAACGGCGACAACGAAGAGTACATGCGCCGCATGCTGAAGTGGATGGACGAGAAGAAGCCGCTCTACAACACGGTGACCGACTACTGCCCGCACGGCGTGTGGCAGTGCAAGGAGAATCCGGCGGCCTCGAAGGTCTACCGCGATCTGCTCTCCGGCCGTGACGGCACCCCGAGCGTGCCGACCGCACCGGCGCTGCCGCCCGGGTGTTCGCCGGTGGACCTCGGCGACTGGGCGGAGCACTGGCTGGGCGGGAAGCTGTGCCTGCGGTTCGACTGGTGGAAGGGGACGGACCGCTCCTGAGCCGTCACGGGGTGCGGGCCGTCACGTGGTGGCGGCCCCGTCCCCGCGCCGTGCCTCGCGGCGTTCGCGCACCCGCTCCTTCGTCCACCGCCGGGCGGAGGCGTCCCAGACCGCCGCGCGGAGCAGGGGGGCCGTGCGCCTGCGGGCCAGCAGGAAGCGCTGGTTGGTGACCGGCTCGGGGCGCCAGTGGTGCTTGTACGGCTCGTCGCCGCGCAGGAGGCTCAGGGCGCGCCGCTGCTCGCCGCCGGTGTGGCGGGTGCACGCGTCCAGGAGCATCGTGGCCACGTCCACCTTGCGCTCCCGCAGCCGCGGATGGGCGCCGTACAGATAGCCGCCGGCCAGCGTCCCCGAGAGCAGGGTCAGATCGGCGGCCACCACCTCGCCGTCCAGGCGGAACTCGGTCATGACCGCTTCGCCGGCCGCGACCATCGGCCGCATCGAGCGCAGCAGGTGCTCACGGAACCGCGGCCGAAGATGCTCGGAGGTCACCTTCCGGCCGCGCCACTGCAACTGGTGCAGGCGCAGCAGGGTACGCACCGAGGCGTCCACCTCGTCGGCGGGCACGATGCGGCTCTCCACGCCCAGCTTGGTCAGCTTGCGCATCTTGGCCCGGGTGCGCTGGGCCCGCGACGTCGGCAGCCGCTTGAGCAGCTCCTCCATGGGCAGTGCGGGCAGCTCCAGGCACGGCGAGTCGGCCAGCGTCCGCTTCGGCCCCGGCCAGCGTGCGTGGACGCCCTCGACGCAGGCGCCCGGGCGTACCTCCCCGAAGTCGATCAGCGCGGTCCCGGCCAGCTCGGTGAGCCCGGCCACCAGCGCCTCGGTGGCGGCCTCGCGCGCCGCGCCGTCCACCAGGACGTCCGCGAAGTCGGAGATCGGCCCGCCGAGCGGCTTCAGCGCCGGGAGCGGACGGTGCACCCGCATCAGCGGAGCCGCGGCGATCAGCCGGTCCCCCTGCCGGACCAGGAGCACCCGCAGCCGCCCGGGCCGCCCGTAGGACCGCCACCAGGAGGACAGCCACGCGTGGCTCTGGAAGGGCGTGGCCGCCTCGCAGGCCCGGTGCAGCCGCCCCCACGGCTCGGCCAGCGCCTCGAACTCCCTCTCGTCCACGCACAACCGCGTCCTGACGAGGAGGCCCGTGCCCGTCGCCGTGCTCACGGGGCGGCGCTTCTGGCGAGGGCGGACGTGGGGCCGGACACGGGGCCGGACGTGGGGCCGGGAACGGAGGCCGCGCCGGCCGCCTCCGCGCGGCCCCGTGGGCGTACGAGGAGGGCGAGGCCGCCGAGCAGGCCGCCCGCGCATCCGCCCACCAGGGTCGTCACGCCGGTGGAGAGCGAGGACGGCGCGTCGGGCTCCAGCGCGCGGGAGAACGTCAGGAGTCTGACCTGGGTGCTGTCCTTGGAGTGGTTGGCGCTCCTGGAGAGGGAGCGGGCCACCGCGTCGGCGGTGACGGCGGCGGCCGAGGGCCGGGCGGAGCGCGCGGAGATCGCGATCATCGGCGCGTCGGGGGAGGTGGCCACCTGGACGCTGTCCCGCAGCTCCGTGGCCGACACGCCCGCCGCCACCTGCGCGTCGCCCAGCACGGCCAGCTGCGTCGCCACCCGTCCGTAGGCCTGGGCGAACCCGAGCGCCGCGGCCGGGTCCGACTTGGCCTGCGGTACGGCGACGACGTAACTCGTGGCGGTGTACTGCGGCGTCTGGAGCAGACCGTACCCGGCACCGGCCAGGACGCCGAGGGCCGCGCAGGCCGGCAGCGGCCACCAGCGGGGCAGCCGCGCGACGCGGGCACGCCAGGCGTCGGTACGCGGGCGCTCGTTCGCGGAGTCGCTCATCGGGGGTTCACCTCCGGGGTCGGGCCGGGGACGACGGAGGCGTAGACACGCATCAGTCGCTCGGCGCTGCGGGTGATGCAGTAGTGCCGCACCGCGGC
This window contains:
- a CDS encoding lipopolysaccharide biosynthesis protein; its protein translation is MSDSANERPRTDAWRARVARLPRWWPLPACAALGVLAGAGYGLLQTPQYTATSYVVAVPQAKSDPAAALGFAQAYGRVATQLAVLGDAQVAAGVSATELRDSVQVATSPDAPMIAISARSARPSAAAVTADAVARSLSRSANHSKDSTQVRLLTFSRALEPDAPSSLSTGVTTLVGGCAGGLLGGLALLVRPRGRAEAAGAASVPGPTSGPVSGPTSALARSAAP
- a CDS encoding glycoside hydrolase family 26 protein; its protein translation is MGARTGAGRRRHGKRLSFIAVGVVSAVVLVSAPGYTAGVVRDGDPPGALPSAPAAPGAPMASVGPVAPAASPDPAPDSAPAPAPAAPGKAPAFGAYLHYGPPGVRRIDELSQWLGGAELRVGHTYLPGDLWSNIEGAPGFLDAWATWRKEKDDRLFVLNVPMLERNEEGLDDDEVAGLLRQGADGRFDHHFRALAERLVDLGVPDTVIVPGWEMNGTTYTHRCGPDPESWKKYWSRIVTTMRSVAGQKFQFDFTPSRGRDAVPWTQCYPGDDVVDIIGMDSYDQPRGMSFDEQVAEPYGLQQHVDFAAAHKKPISYPEWGLFRNGDNEEYMRRMLKWMDEKKPLYNTVTDYCPHGVWQCKENPAASKVYRDLLSGRDGTPSVPTAPALPPGCSPVDLGDWAEHWLGGKLCLRFDWWKGTDRS
- a CDS encoding GNAT family N-acetyltransferase, whose protein sequence is MSTATGTGLLVRTRLCVDEREFEALAEPWGRLHRACEAATPFQSHAWLSSWWRSYGRPGRLRVLLVRQGDRLIAAAPLMRVHRPLPALKPLGGPISDFADVLVDGAAREAATEALVAGLTELAGTALIDFGEVRPGACVEGVHARWPGPKRTLADSPCLELPALPMEELLKRLPTSRAQRTRAKMRKLTKLGVESRIVPADEVDASVRTLLRLHQLQWRGRKVTSEHLRPRFREHLLRSMRPMVAAGEAVMTEFRLDGEVVAADLTLLSGTLAGGYLYGAHPRLRERKVDVATMLLDACTRHTGGEQRRALSLLRGDEPYKHHWRPEPVTNQRFLLARRRTAPLLRAAVWDASARRWTKERVRERREARRGDGAATT